The genomic stretch CTCGTGGCGCCACAGTAAACTGGAACCAACTTCTTCAGTTCCCCATCGGACGATGTCCCAACAGACCATCGCTTTCTCTTTACGGTCTTAATCTATCTGCGACGCGATTCTCTTATCCACCCGCTGTCCCTCAATAGCGAGGGAAGAACCTCAAGTGAAGGAAGGCATCGGGTATATGCTCGGTCTTTCCGCGGGCCAGAGCTCACCATCCCACCGGTCCTTCTCACGGTGAAATATCCCTTGGATTTTATAATCAGTGTGCAAAAGTTACCACATATTTCATGCCCCCGCGCCGACGGCCTCCTGCGGGGGCTCGGACAGACCTTCCGCCGCTGAAGATCGTCCGGAAGATTGTTATCTTACAGCTTGCCTATTATGCCTCCGCGACGGCCCTGATCTTATTTACCACTGTCGTCTATGGCACCCCGTTCTCCCTAGATTTGGTTCTGAGTTGGGATTCGCTGAGGGGAGATACTACGATTGGATGGATGCTGGGATTGGTGTGGATGTTGAATAGTCTTGCGGGGTGAGCTGCCGACCTCCCTTGGTCTCGTGAAAAGGATGCGCCGCTAACCAAACTCTCACAGGATAATCTTTCTTCTACTCCTCGTCGTTCGGTCTAAACTCATTCCTGACTTCGCACTCACTATCcacttcctccatcttctcgcAACGTCCCTTTACACCCACTCTATCCCCTCCAACTTGCTTTGGTGGGGTCTTCAGTTTGCCAGCGCTTCTCTAATGACCTTTGGTGGTATCTGGGCCTGCCAATGGCGGGAACTCAGGCCGATCAGCTTTGGCGGTATAGCTGGTAGCGGTGCTGGACAGTCATCTGGGAGTTCATCTGAGCCGCCGGTTGATAGAGGCAGTCCGtcccgaggaagaggccgGGAACGCGGCTTGCAGAGTGACGGTGGCGAGTATGAGATGGCTGAAATGAAGGGGGTTGGTGAGCAAGCAGTATAGCTTTCCCTCAGGTCTTTCTTGGATTgtattttcttctcgtttctttttttactttttctcgTGTTTTTTGACGTTGATGCATGCCCGACTTGCATGCAGATTGTTATATGTTTACAATTTTTGTATACCCTAGCTGGTTGGCACATGTATAGATGGCGTTCTGGTTCGAGTGTCATCCTCCGGTCTTGCTGAAGTGTTGATCCCGTGGTCTTACGTTCTGGCGACATTTTTGGGCTTGTGCAGGCACATTGGTACTTAATATCCTGTTATTGGATATTTAGGGCTTTTTGGGATGGCGTCATATCGTCACAAATCATATAGGTCGTATTTACTACTACTGGATAGTATCA from Aspergillus oryzae RIB40 DNA, chromosome 1 encodes the following:
- a CDS encoding protein SYS1 (predicted protein) encodes the protein MPPRRRPPAGARTDLPPLKIVRKIVILQLAYYASATALILFTTVVYGTPFSLDLVLSWDSLRGDTTIGWMLGLVWMLNSLAGIIFLLLLVVRSKLIPDFALTIHFLHLLATSLYTHSIPSNLLWWGLQFASASLMTFGGIWACQWRELRPISFGGIAGSGAGQSSGSSSEPPVDRGSPSRGRGRERGLQSDGGEYEMAEMKGVGRGAANREGFRGGQDSMHLAEPWVSLTSVPRFVVHSG